The Salinispora tropica CNB-440 genome has a window encoding:
- a CDS encoding AI-2E family transporter, whose amino-acid sequence MAPGEPDSPGPTGRPGRPAGDQPAAPEPPAAAAPTPGDATAVDNASAEPSIPPEAQQHRASQGSGRFGVPGRPLRRNSFLVGLTGGLGALLAYALFLGLRNAAGLLVPVVIAVFLAVGLYPAVARLRRLGLPHGLAVAVVMLTLLLLFCSGVVALVPPVVTQSNQFIEQFPSYLEALQRNETVNELIERYDLVERAQQAADTDALGQALGGVLGGAQLIFGTAFRTLTVLVLTTYFLAYFNRLRSLGYALVPRSRRDRVRLIGDEIIVKVGAYIVGALIIAILAGTTTFVFALIAELPYPFALAVVVAVTDLIPQIGATLGAVIVSLVGFATDLPVGIACVLFFLIYQQVENYLIYPKVMRRSVQVNEVAALVAALLGVALIGVVGALIAIPTVAAFQLILREVVIPRQDSR is encoded by the coding sequence GTGGCACCGGGCGAGCCGGATTCGCCGGGACCGACCGGTCGACCGGGCCGGCCGGCCGGCGACCAGCCGGCGGCGCCGGAACCGCCCGCCGCGGCAGCTCCGACTCCCGGCGACGCCACCGCGGTCGACAACGCGTCCGCCGAGCCCTCGATCCCACCCGAGGCGCAGCAGCACCGAGCCAGCCAGGGGTCTGGGCGGTTCGGTGTGCCGGGGCGGCCCCTGCGACGTAACAGCTTCCTCGTCGGCCTCACCGGCGGTCTCGGCGCGCTGCTGGCCTACGCCCTCTTCCTCGGCCTCCGCAACGCCGCCGGCCTACTCGTCCCCGTAGTGATCGCGGTCTTCCTCGCCGTCGGGCTCTATCCGGCGGTGGCGCGGCTACGCCGGCTCGGGCTGCCCCACGGGCTGGCGGTCGCGGTCGTCATGCTGACCCTGCTCCTCCTGTTCTGTAGCGGCGTGGTCGCCCTGGTGCCACCGGTCGTCACCCAGTCCAACCAGTTCATCGAACAGTTCCCCAGCTATCTGGAAGCGCTACAGCGCAACGAGACCGTCAACGAGCTGATCGAACGGTACGACCTGGTGGAACGGGCCCAGCAGGCCGCGGACACCGACGCCCTCGGCCAGGCACTCGGCGGAGTACTCGGCGGCGCCCAGCTCATCTTCGGCACCGCCTTTCGGACCCTGACCGTACTCGTACTCACCACCTACTTCCTGGCGTACTTCAACCGACTACGGTCGCTCGGGTACGCGCTCGTTCCCCGGTCCCGTCGGGATCGGGTACGCCTCATCGGCGACGAAATCATCGTCAAGGTCGGCGCGTACATCGTCGGGGCGCTCATCATCGCCATCCTCGCCGGCACGACCACCTTCGTCTTCGCGTTGATTGCCGAGTTGCCGTACCCGTTCGCCCTGGCCGTCGTGGTCGCGGTGACCGACCTGATCCCGCAGATCGGTGCCACGCTCGGGGCGGTGATCGTGAGCCTGGTCGGCTTCGCCACTGATCTACCGGTAGGGATCGCCTGCGTGTTGTTCTTCCTCATCTACCAGCAGGTGGAGAACTACCTGATCTACCCCAAGGTGATGCGCCGGTCGGTGCAGGTCAACGAGGTAGCCGCCCTGGTGGCGGCGCTGCTCGGCGTCGCCCTGATCGGCGTGGTCGGCGCCCTCATCGCGATCCCCACCGTCGCGGCGTTCCAGCTGATCCTGCGCGAGGTGGTCATCCCACGCCAGGATTCCCGCTAG
- the meaB gene encoding methylmalonyl Co-A mutase-associated GTPase MeaB translates to MTDAVNNVPVVPPVRRSRDIPMLVDRARAGDPRAVARLITLVESGDETLPLIAAAFAPYAGQAQVVGLTGSPGVGKSTTTNELVRALRSRGHRVGVLAIDPSSPFTGGAILGDRVRMQDHAIDPGVYIRSMSSRGHLGGLSAATPQAVRVLEGAGCDVVLVETVGVGQAEVEVASLADTTLVLLAPGMGDAIQAVKAGILEIADVFVVNKADRDGADATVRDIQGMIALGERGPGQWRPAVVRAVAVRGEGINDVAAAIDKHRGWLVERGELRRRQEARAAAEVEAIALGVLRDRIGSLRDGTELSTLAARVAAGSLDPYAAADQLLAQIAGDSAGNPTGRYERP, encoded by the coding sequence ATGACTGACGCCGTCAACAATGTCCCGGTCGTGCCGCCGGTGCGCCGCAGCCGGGACATACCCATGCTCGTCGATCGGGCCCGCGCGGGTGACCCTCGTGCGGTCGCCCGGCTTATCACGCTGGTCGAGTCCGGGGACGAGACGCTGCCGCTGATCGCGGCGGCTTTCGCCCCGTACGCGGGCCAGGCCCAGGTGGTCGGCCTGACGGGCTCGCCAGGAGTGGGTAAGTCGACCACCACCAACGAGTTGGTGCGAGCGCTGCGCTCTCGGGGACACCGAGTCGGCGTGCTGGCCATCGACCCGTCCAGCCCCTTCACCGGTGGGGCGATTCTCGGCGACCGGGTCCGCATGCAGGACCATGCCATCGATCCCGGTGTCTACATCCGTTCCATGTCCAGTCGGGGCCACCTCGGTGGGCTCTCGGCGGCAACTCCGCAGGCGGTCCGGGTGCTGGAGGGCGCCGGCTGCGACGTGGTCCTGGTGGAGACCGTCGGTGTGGGTCAGGCAGAGGTTGAGGTCGCCTCGCTCGCGGACACCACGCTCGTGCTGCTCGCGCCCGGGATGGGAGACGCGATCCAGGCGGTCAAGGCCGGCATCCTCGAGATTGCCGACGTGTTCGTGGTCAACAAGGCCGACCGGGATGGCGCCGACGCCACGGTCCGGGACATCCAGGGCATGATCGCACTGGGGGAGCGAGGGCCGGGGCAGTGGCGGCCAGCGGTGGTACGCGCTGTCGCCGTACGTGGCGAGGGGATCAACGACGTCGCCGCGGCGATCGACAAGCACCGGGGTTGGCTGGTCGAGCGGGGCGAACTGCGCCGTCGCCAGGAGGCCCGGGCCGCCGCAGAGGTGGAGGCGATCGCGCTGGGCGTGCTCCGGGACCGAATCGGCTCGCTGCGTGACGGCACGGAGCTGTCGACGCTCGCTGCCCGGGTGGCAGCGGGTTCACTCGACCCGTACGCGGCGGCTGATCAGCTCCTTGCCCAGATCGCCGGCGACAGCGCCGGTAACCCTACCGGCCGGTACGAACGTCCTTAG
- a CDS encoding acetyl-CoA C-acetyltransferase, translating to MASVIVSGARTPMGRLLGNLKDLSATRLGGVAIKAALERAEVAPDQVQYVIMGQVLQAGAGQIPARQAAAEAGIPLSVPALTVNKVCLSGLDAIALADQLIRAGEFDIVVAGGMESMTNAPHLLLGQRGGYKYGDVVIKDHMALDGLTDAWDCCSMGESTERHGSTKGISRAEQDAFAAGSHQRAAAAQKNGHFTEEITPVVLPQRKGEPLVISEDEGIRPDTTAESLAKLRPAFAPEGSITAGSSSPISDGAAAVVVMSKAKAKELGLTWLAEIGAHGNVAGPDNSLHSQPSNAIGHALRKAGLTIDDLDLIEINEAFAQVGIQSTRDLGVSPDKVNVNGGAIALGHPIGMSGARLVLTLALELKRRGGGTGAAALCGGGGQGDALIIHVPAGAESQG from the coding sequence ATGGCTTCGGTGATCGTCAGCGGCGCTCGAACCCCGATGGGGCGACTGCTGGGAAATCTCAAGGACCTTTCCGCGACCCGGCTTGGTGGCGTGGCAATCAAGGCAGCGCTGGAGCGTGCCGAGGTCGCCCCCGACCAGGTCCAGTACGTGATCATGGGGCAGGTGCTCCAGGCGGGCGCCGGTCAGATTCCGGCCCGGCAGGCGGCTGCCGAGGCGGGCATCCCGCTCTCGGTCCCGGCGCTGACCGTCAACAAGGTCTGCCTCTCCGGTCTGGATGCCATCGCCCTGGCGGACCAGTTGATCCGGGCTGGGGAGTTCGACATCGTCGTGGCCGGCGGTATGGAGTCGATGACCAACGCCCCACATCTGCTGCTGGGGCAGCGGGGCGGCTACAAGTACGGCGACGTGGTGATCAAGGATCACATGGCCCTCGACGGGCTCACCGACGCCTGGGACTGCTGTTCGATGGGGGAGTCGACCGAGCGGCACGGCAGCACCAAGGGGATCAGCCGTGCCGAGCAGGACGCGTTCGCCGCGGGAAGCCACCAGCGTGCCGCCGCCGCCCAGAAGAACGGGCACTTCACCGAAGAGATCACCCCGGTCGTTCTCCCGCAGCGCAAGGGTGAGCCGTTGGTGATCAGCGAGGACGAGGGTATTCGTCCGGACACCACCGCTGAGTCGCTGGCGAAGCTGCGTCCGGCCTTCGCTCCGGAGGGCAGTATCACCGCCGGCAGCTCGTCGCCGATCTCCGATGGGGCTGCTGCCGTCGTGGTGATGAGTAAGGCCAAGGCCAAGGAGCTGGGACTGACCTGGCTGGCTGAGATCGGTGCGCACGGCAACGTCGCTGGCCCGGACAACTCACTGCACTCGCAGCCGTCCAATGCGATCGGCCACGCGCTCCGGAAGGCTGGCCTCACCATCGATGATCTTGACCTGATCGAGATCAACGAGGCGTTTGCGCAGGTGGGCATCCAGTCGACCCGTGATCTCGGGGTCAGCCCGGACAAGGTCAACGTCAACGGCGGCGCGATCGCCCTTGGGCATCCGATCGGCATGTCCGGTGCCCGGCTGGTCCTGACTCTGGCGCTGGAGCTCAAGCGGCGCGGTGGCGGCACCGGCGCGGCGGCGCTCTGTGGTGGTGGTGGTCAGGGCGACGCGCTGATCATCCACGTCCCAGCAGGGGCCGAGAGCCAGGGGTGA
- a CDS encoding DivIVA domain-containing protein, which translates to MPQQQSSPLAFFDNANSQPDFTVGLRGYNTGQVDDFLGRLTAALTQSEQARAEAEQRMNDAQRRLRQAEQRMTALDQKLSEASKQLEENNRPTLSGLGTRVEQILRLAEEQANDHRSDAKRESEGILSAARLEAREITDKARAEVAAMKATAEREAGNVRTAAEREAAEVRVQARREADTLRSDADRETKQLRTVTAHEVAELKSTVEREVSTLRATAEREITQQRAKAAREAEEKRAEATKLLTDARDKRDKDLQALELQLAERREKAEREESERHATQVAQTQKLVNEAEERARAAQERAKEIEQRAEARRVESERTAHDTVEEAKSVAEKSLNEAKTEAERLLTEARTEADLATQTARREVEDLTRQKDAVTSQLGQMLSGLAGIVPGTGPDASAAAAVAAAATETKTKAAAETEHRKSAESSS; encoded by the coding sequence ATGCCCCAGCAGCAGTCCTCCCCTCTTGCGTTCTTCGATAATGCGAACAGCCAGCCGGACTTCACCGTCGGCCTACGTGGTTACAACACCGGGCAGGTTGACGACTTCCTTGGTCGGCTGACGGCCGCGCTGACCCAGTCCGAGCAGGCCCGTGCCGAGGCCGAGCAGCGGATGAACGACGCGCAGCGTCGGCTCCGCCAGGCCGAGCAGCGGATGACCGCCCTCGACCAGAAGCTCTCCGAGGCCAGCAAGCAACTCGAAGAGAACAATCGGCCGACCCTCTCCGGCCTCGGTACCCGCGTCGAGCAGATCCTCCGGCTTGCCGAGGAACAGGCCAACGACCACCGCAGCGACGCGAAGCGTGAGTCCGAGGGCATTCTCTCCGCCGCCCGCCTCGAGGCCCGGGAGATCACTGACAAGGCGCGGGCCGAGGTGGCGGCGATGAAGGCCACCGCGGAGCGGGAGGCGGGCAACGTCCGCACCGCAGCGGAGCGGGAGGCCGCCGAGGTCCGCGTCCAGGCCCGCCGCGAGGCCGACACCCTGCGCTCCGACGCCGATCGGGAGACCAAGCAGCTGCGCACCGTGACCGCGCACGAGGTCGCCGAGCTGAAGTCCACCGTCGAGCGGGAGGTGTCCACCCTCCGCGCGACCGCGGAGCGGGAGATCACCCAGCAGCGGGCGAAGGCCGCCCGCGAGGCCGAGGAGAAGCGCGCCGAGGCGACGAAGCTCCTCACCGATGCACGCGACAAGCGCGACAAGGACCTCCAGGCCCTTGAGCTGCAGCTGGCCGAGCGGCGGGAGAAGGCCGAGCGCGAGGAGTCGGAGCGGCACGCAACCCAGGTCGCCCAGACCCAGAAGTTGGTCAACGAGGCCGAGGAGCGGGCACGGGCTGCCCAAGAGCGGGCCAAGGAGATCGAGCAGCGCGCCGAAGCGCGGCGGGTCGAGTCGGAACGCACCGCCCACGACACGGTCGAAGAGGCCAAGTCGGTCGCCGAAAAGAGTCTGAACGAAGCGAAGACCGAGGCGGAGCGCCTGCTCACCGAGGCCCGCACCGAGGCCGACCTGGCTACTCAGACGGCACGCCGCGAGGTCGAGGATCTGACCCGTCAGAAGGACGCGGTCACCTCCCAGCTCGGCCAGATGCTCTCCGGGCTCGCCGGCATCGTCCCGGGCACGGGACCGGACGCCTCCGCTGCGGCAGCCGTGGCAGCGGCCGCCACGGAGACGAAGACAAAGGCCGCGGCGGAGACGGAGCACCGCAAGAGCGCCGAATCCTCCAGCTGA
- a CDS encoding alpha/beta hydrolase, with translation MSTPIRASSILPGRREEIELHTADGLRLVGELARPADRAPVATLVCLHPLPTHGGMMDSHVFRKAAWRLPALADLAVLRFNTRGTTSMRGTSAGTFDNAVGERYDVAAAIEYAEFHELPEIWLLGWSFGTDLTLRYGCDPAVAGALLLSPPLRFSGPGDLANWAAAGKPMTALVPEFDDYLRPEEARERFAAVPQAEVVGVPGAKHLWVGDAETVLDEIVRRVNPSVPVPLPTTWDGPLETGDVSAYADRTVAAFADRPVPGPAAD, from the coding sequence GTGAGCACACCTATCCGCGCCTCGTCGATCCTGCCCGGCCGCCGGGAGGAGATTGAGCTGCACACCGCCGACGGGCTGCGTCTCGTCGGTGAGCTGGCCCGCCCGGCCGACCGCGCGCCGGTCGCTACGCTGGTCTGCCTGCATCCGCTGCCCACCCATGGCGGGATGATGGACAGCCACGTGTTCCGCAAGGCCGCCTGGCGCCTGCCGGCCCTGGCCGACCTGGCGGTGCTGCGCTTCAACACCCGGGGCACGACCAGCATGCGCGGTACCAGCGCGGGGACATTCGACAACGCGGTCGGCGAGCGGTACGACGTCGCCGCCGCCATCGAGTACGCGGAGTTCCACGAGCTGCCGGAGATCTGGCTGCTGGGTTGGTCGTTCGGCACCGACCTGACTCTGCGGTATGGCTGTGACCCGGCGGTGGCGGGCGCCCTCCTGCTCTCCCCGCCGCTGCGGTTCTCCGGCCCCGGAGACCTGGCGAACTGGGCTGCCGCCGGCAAGCCGATGACGGCGCTGGTGCCGGAGTTCGACGACTACCTGCGGCCCGAGGAGGCGCGGGAACGCTTCGCGGCCGTACCGCAGGCTGAGGTGGTCGGAGTGCCCGGCGCCAAACACCTGTGGGTCGGTGACGCCGAGACCGTCCTCGACGAGATCGTCCGGCGGGTCAACCCCTCCGTCCCCGTGCCGCTGCCGACCACCTGGGACGGCCCGCTGGAGACCGGCGATGTCAGCGCGTACGCCGATCGCACGGTGGCGGCCTTCGCCGACCGGCCGGTGCCGGGGCCAGCGGCAGACTAG
- a CDS encoding acyl-CoA mutase large subunit family protein, translated as MNADEIAAGRRRWQDRYDAARKRDADFTTLSGMTVAPVYGPPEGVDHPGFERIGWPGEFPYTRGLHPTGYRGRAWTIRQFAGFGNARQTNERYKMILGAGGGGLSVAFDMPTLMGRDSDDPQSLGEVGHCGVAVDSAADMEVLFDGIDLAGVTTSMTISGPAVPVFCMYLIAAERQGADLSRLDGTLQTDIFKEYIAQKEWLFDPEPHLRLIGDLMEYCAREIPRYKPLSVSGYHIREAGSTAAQELAYTLADGFGYVELGLSRGLDVNVFAPGLSFFFDSHVDFFEEVAKFRAARRIWARWLRDVYGATSEKAQWLRFHTQTAGVSLTAQQPVNNVVRTAVEALAAVLGGTNSLHTNALDETLALPTDESAEIALRTQQVLMEETGVTSVADPLGGSWYVEALTDKIEAEAEEIFARIRQLGGEGPHEIGPMTSGILRGIEDGWFTGHIAEAAFAYQRALEKGEKKIVGVNCHTGTVAKDLEILRISHEVELEQRRTLGERKAARDDAEVSAALERMVAVSRTSGNMIPAMLDAVRAEATLGEICDALRLEWGVYREPARF; from the coding sequence ATGAACGCCGACGAGATCGCCGCTGGACGGAGACGCTGGCAGGACCGCTACGATGCCGCGCGCAAACGGGACGCCGACTTCACCACGCTCTCCGGGATGACTGTCGCCCCCGTGTACGGGCCGCCGGAGGGGGTGGATCATCCCGGCTTTGAGCGGATCGGCTGGCCGGGCGAGTTCCCGTACACCCGTGGTCTACACCCGACCGGCTACCGGGGGCGGGCCTGGACCATCCGGCAGTTCGCCGGTTTCGGTAACGCCCGGCAGACCAACGAGCGCTACAAGATGATCCTGGGCGCGGGGGGCGGCGGGCTCTCCGTCGCCTTCGACATGCCCACGCTGATGGGTCGTGACTCGGATGACCCGCAGTCACTCGGCGAGGTCGGGCACTGCGGGGTCGCGGTGGACAGCGCCGCGGACATGGAGGTGCTCTTCGACGGCATCGACCTGGCCGGTGTCACGACGAGTATGACCATCTCCGGGCCGGCCGTCCCGGTGTTCTGCATGTATCTGATCGCTGCCGAGCGGCAGGGCGCGGACCTCTCCCGCCTGGACGGCACCCTGCAGACAGACATCTTCAAGGAGTACATCGCGCAGAAGGAGTGGCTCTTCGACCCAGAGCCGCACCTGCGCCTCATCGGCGACCTGATGGAGTACTGCGCTCGCGAGATTCCCCGCTACAAGCCGCTCTCCGTCTCCGGCTACCACATCCGGGAGGCGGGCTCGACGGCCGCGCAGGAGCTGGCGTACACCCTCGCCGACGGCTTCGGCTACGTCGAGCTGGGCCTCTCCCGCGGCCTCGACGTGAACGTCTTCGCCCCGGGCCTGAGCTTCTTCTTCGATTCCCATGTGGACTTCTTCGAGGAGGTCGCGAAGTTCCGTGCCGCGCGCCGGATCTGGGCCCGCTGGCTGCGCGACGTCTACGGTGCCACGAGCGAGAAGGCGCAGTGGCTGCGCTTCCACACCCAGACCGCCGGGGTCTCGCTGACCGCGCAGCAGCCGGTCAACAACGTGGTCCGGACGGCCGTGGAGGCCCTCGCGGCCGTGCTCGGCGGCACCAACTCGCTGCACACCAACGCCCTCGACGAGACCCTCGCGCTGCCCACCGACGAGTCGGCCGAGATCGCCCTGCGGACCCAGCAGGTGTTGATGGAGGAGACCGGGGTGACCAGCGTGGCCGACCCGTTGGGCGGCTCCTGGTACGTCGAGGCGCTCACCGACAAGATCGAGGCCGAGGCGGAGGAGATCTTCGCCCGGATCCGGCAGCTCGGTGGCGAGGGGCCGCACGAGATCGGTCCGATGACCTCGGGAATTCTGCGGGGGATTGAGGACGGTTGGTTCACCGGACACATCGCCGAGGCGGCGTTCGCCTACCAGCGGGCGCTGGAGAAGGGCGAGAAGAAGATCGTCGGAGTCAACTGTCACACCGGCACGGTCGCCAAGGACCTGGAGATCCTGCGGATCTCGCACGAGGTCGAGTTGGAGCAGCGGCGTACCCTCGGCGAGCGAAAGGCAGCCCGGGATGACGCCGAGGTCAGCGCGGCGTTGGAGCGGATGGTCGCGGTCAGCCGGACCAGCGGGAACATGATCCCGGCCATGCTCGACGCGGTCCGCGCCGAGGCGACCCTGGGCGAGATCTGCGATGCGCTGCGCCTCGAGTGGGGTGTCTACCGCGAACCGGCTCGCTTCTGA
- the mce gene encoding methylmalonyl-CoA epimerase, which yields MAENPPVESAADHGTDIGLRRIDHVGIAVPDLDEAIDFYQRAFGMRCVHTETNEEQGVREAMLAVGPTAAGGCVQLLAPLSPESTIARFLDRQGPGMQQVAYTVTDIDVACAKLRERGLRLLYAQPRRGTANSRVNFVHPKDAGGVLVELVEPAADR from the coding sequence ATGGCCGAGAATCCCCCCGTCGAGTCCGCTGCGGACCACGGCACAGACATCGGACTACGTCGCATCGACCACGTCGGTATCGCCGTACCCGACCTGGACGAGGCGATCGACTTCTACCAGCGCGCCTTCGGCATGCGGTGCGTACACACCGAGACAAACGAGGAGCAGGGCGTCCGCGAGGCGATGCTGGCGGTCGGCCCGACTGCCGCCGGCGGTTGCGTGCAGCTGCTCGCCCCGCTCTCGCCGGAGTCCACGATCGCGCGGTTCCTCGACCGGCAGGGCCCAGGGATGCAGCAGGTCGCGTACACGGTCACGGACATCGACGTAGCCTGCGCGAAGCTGCGCGAGCGGGGTCTCCGCCTGCTGTATGCGCAGCCGAGGCGGGGTACCGCGAACTCCCGGGTCAACTTCGTCCACCCGAAGGACGCCGGTGGCGTCCTGGTCGAGCTGGTCGAGCCCGCCGCGGACCGCTGA
- the ccrA gene encoding crotonyl-CoA carboxylase/reductase, with protein sequence MQDILETIMAAEGSAQPERELAGVARLPVPQSYRGVVVRAEETQIFDGMATRDKDPRKALHVQDVPTPQPGPGEALVAVMASAINYNTVWTSIFEPLPTFKFLQRYGRLSELTKRHDLPYHVVGSDAAGVVLRTGPGVTRWRAGDEVVAHCLSVELEEAAGHDDTMLDPQQRIWGFETNFGGLAELAIVKANQLMPKPRHLSWEEAASPGLVNSTAYRQLVSHHGANMKQGDVVLIWGASGGLGSYATQMALTGGAIPVCVVSSPEKAELCRRMGAELVIDRAAEGFRFWKDEQTQDPDEWRRFGERIRELTGGEDPDIVFEHPGRETFGASVFVTKRGGTVVTCASTSGYQHQYDNRYLWMHLKRIVGSHFANYREAWEANRLIALGKIHPTVSKTYSLEQTGQAAYEVHRNAHQGKVGVRCLAPTDGLGVRDPEFRGRHEAGINRFRGH encoded by the coding sequence GTGCAGGACATCCTCGAAACGATCATGGCTGCAGAGGGTTCGGCGCAGCCCGAACGTGAACTCGCTGGTGTTGCCCGGCTCCCGGTTCCGCAGTCCTACCGGGGCGTCGTCGTACGCGCCGAGGAGACACAGATCTTCGACGGAATGGCCACCCGGGACAAGGACCCCCGCAAGGCGCTGCACGTCCAGGATGTGCCGACCCCGCAACCCGGCCCCGGCGAGGCGCTGGTCGCGGTAATGGCCAGCGCCATCAACTACAACACAGTGTGGACGAGCATCTTCGAACCGCTGCCGACCTTCAAGTTCCTCCAGCGCTACGGCCGGCTCTCCGAGCTGACCAAGCGACACGACCTGCCGTACCACGTGGTCGGTTCGGATGCAGCCGGCGTCGTGCTGCGCACCGGGCCTGGCGTGACCCGGTGGCGGGCCGGCGACGAGGTCGTCGCCCACTGCCTCTCGGTGGAGCTGGAGGAGGCCGCCGGACACGACGACACCATGCTCGACCCACAGCAGCGGATCTGGGGCTTCGAGACCAACTTCGGCGGTCTGGCCGAGCTGGCCATCGTCAAGGCCAACCAGCTCATGCCGAAGCCCCGCCACCTCAGCTGGGAGGAGGCGGCGAGCCCGGGGCTGGTCAACTCCACCGCGTACCGGCAGCTCGTCTCCCACCACGGCGCCAACATGAAGCAGGGGGATGTCGTGCTGATCTGGGGGGCCTCCGGCGGCCTGGGCAGCTACGCCACCCAGATGGCGCTCACCGGCGGGGCGATTCCGGTCTGCGTGGTCTCCTCGCCGGAAAAGGCGGAGCTGTGCCGGCGGATGGGCGCGGAGCTGGTGATCGACCGAGCCGCCGAAGGCTTCCGGTTCTGGAAGGACGAGCAGACCCAGGACCCGGACGAGTGGCGCCGCTTCGGTGAACGTATTCGCGAGCTGACCGGCGGCGAGGACCCCGACATCGTCTTCGAGCACCCCGGGCGGGAGACCTTTGGAGCCAGCGTCTTCGTCACCAAACGCGGTGGCACCGTGGTCACCTGCGCTTCGACCAGTGGCTACCAACACCAGTACGACAACCGCTACCTCTGGATGCACCTGAAGCGGATCGTCGGCAGCCACTTCGCGAACTACCGGGAGGCGTGGGAGGCGAACCGGCTGATCGCCCTCGGCAAGATCCACCCAACCGTGTCGAAGACCTACAGCCTGGAGCAGACCGGCCAGGCCGCGTATGAGGTGCACCGGAACGCACACCAGGGCAAGGTCGGGGTCCGCTGCCTTGCTCCGACGGACGGCCTCGGTGTGCGCGATCCTGAGTTCCGAGGGCGACACGAGGCGGGGATCAACCGGTTCCGCGGTCACTGA